Proteins from a genomic interval of Micromonospora sp. NBC_00389:
- the rplU gene encoding 50S ribosomal protein L21: MYAIVKTGGKQYKVAEGDVIEVEKLTGAPGDAVKLTAVLLVDGDDLVTDATKLAEVAVSGEIAAHTKGPKIKIHKFKNKTGYHKRQGHRQPLTQVKVTGISSGK, translated from the coding sequence ATGTACGCGATCGTCAAGACCGGCGGCAAGCAGTACAAGGTCGCCGAGGGCGACGTGATCGAGGTCGAGAAGCTCACCGGTGCCCCCGGTGACGCGGTGAAGCTCACCGCGGTGCTCCTCGTCGACGGTGACGACCTGGTGACCGACGCGACGAAGCTTGCCGAGGTCGCGGTGTCCGGCGAGATTGCCGCGCACACCAAGGGCCCGAAGATCAAGATCCACAAGTTCAAGAACAAGACTGGCTACCACAAGCGCCAGGGTCACCGTCAGCCGCTGACCCAGGTCAAGGTGACCGGCATCTCCAGCGGGAAGTAG
- the mycP gene encoding type VII secretion-associated serine protease mycosin: MRVNVGARRPVTACLLAGLLVLGAAQPASAAPRRAEQWYLDELKIAQVHKISTGRGVVVAVLDSGVDATHPDLRGQVLPGGRSYGASGDGRVDEDGHGTHMAGIIAATNASRDGVDGIAPGAKILPIKLRAGTGGNAADAVALGIRMAVDGGAKVINLSQGAPGAASADEESAIRYALDRDVVVVAAAGNTAKGSTDVDSPANVPGVVAVTGTTRGGNFWSGSVQGPAAVIAAPGDGIYNVGPDHGYGWGDGTSDSTAIVSGLVALIRAKYPDLDAANVINRIIQTSRDAGPSGRDPQYGFGRIDPVTALSADVPRVNANPLLDPAAATGPEPARTGGADEEFDVTQHGDRGGPTDQQVMVIAIGVAVVLVLLVGLAAFLIWNRRRYRREARAAADVPDHLLDQPPPGGYGSPGAYQSPTPGGGYAPHSGYAPPPGYPPPPGYGPPPGAPPAPPGGGNRS, translated from the coding sequence ATGAGGGTGAACGTCGGAGCGCGTCGGCCGGTCACGGCCTGCCTGCTGGCGGGGCTCCTGGTGCTGGGGGCCGCCCAACCGGCGTCCGCCGCGCCCCGGCGGGCCGAGCAGTGGTATCTGGACGAGCTCAAGATCGCCCAGGTGCACAAGATCTCGACCGGGCGGGGCGTGGTCGTGGCCGTGCTCGACAGTGGCGTCGACGCCACCCACCCGGACCTGCGGGGTCAGGTGCTTCCCGGCGGTCGCAGCTACGGTGCGTCGGGCGACGGACGGGTCGACGAGGACGGGCACGGCACGCACATGGCCGGCATCATCGCGGCGACGAACGCGAGCCGTGACGGCGTGGACGGCATCGCCCCCGGCGCGAAGATCCTGCCCATCAAGCTGCGCGCGGGCACCGGGGGCAACGCCGCCGATGCGGTCGCCCTCGGCATCCGGATGGCCGTCGACGGCGGCGCCAAGGTGATCAACCTGTCCCAGGGTGCACCGGGGGCGGCCAGCGCCGACGAGGAGAGCGCGATCAGGTACGCGCTGGACCGCGACGTCGTCGTGGTCGCCGCCGCCGGGAACACCGCCAAGGGCAGCACCGACGTGGATAGTCCTGCCAACGTCCCCGGCGTGGTCGCGGTGACCGGGACGACCCGGGGCGGCAACTTCTGGTCCGGCTCGGTCCAGGGGCCGGCGGCGGTGATCGCCGCACCCGGCGACGGCATCTACAACGTGGGCCCCGACCACGGCTACGGCTGGGGCGACGGCACCTCCGACAGCACCGCGATCGTCTCCGGTCTCGTGGCGCTGATCCGGGCGAAGTACCCGGACCTCGACGCCGCCAACGTCATCAACCGGATCATCCAGACCTCCCGGGACGCCGGGCCGTCCGGCCGGGACCCGCAGTACGGCTTCGGCCGGATCGACCCGGTAACCGCGCTGAGCGCGGACGTGCCGCGGGTCAACGCCAACCCGCTGCTCGATCCGGCCGCCGCGACCGGTCCGGAGCCTGCCCGGACAGGGGGCGCGGACGAGGAGTTCGACGTCACCCAGCACGGTGACCGGGGCGGCCCCACGGACCAGCAGGTCATGGTGATCGCCATTGGCGTCGCCGTGGTGCTGGTGTTGCTGGTGGGGCTGGCGGCCTTCCTGATCTGGAACCGGCGTCGGTACCGCCGTGAGGCGAGGGCGGCCGCCGACGTACCCGATCACCTGCTCGACCAGCCGCCTCCCGGCGGGTACGGCTCCCCGGGCGCCTACCAGTCGCCGACCCCAGGTGGGGGTTATGCCCCGCACTCCGGCTACGCCCCGCCGCCTGGCTACCCCCCGCCGCCTGGCTACGGCCCTCCTCCGGGGGCGCCGCCCGCCCCGCCCGGGGGCGGCAACCGGTCCTGA
- a CDS encoding YbaB/EbfC family nucleoid-associated protein, with the protein MSDVYRRAVESVREVSRTEAYEPAMRRAEAATRDLVALVTETGDRTHEGFDETGTITAVVDGAGQLTDVRISARAVRDLPAELLGPHCRQAVTAARLAMAESMRASLDDVVEAPVEWDGRTEDPLAVWRDATRRFQ; encoded by the coding sequence ATGAGCGATGTCTACCGCAGGGCCGTCGAGTCCGTCCGGGAGGTGAGCCGCACCGAGGCGTACGAGCCCGCCATGCGCCGCGCCGAGGCCGCTACCCGCGACCTCGTCGCGCTGGTGACCGAAACCGGGGACCGGACGCACGAGGGGTTCGACGAGACTGGCACGATCACCGCCGTCGTCGACGGCGCGGGCCAGCTCACGGACGTACGGATCAGTGCGCGGGCGGTGCGCGACCTGCCCGCCGAGCTCCTGGGTCCGCACTGCCGACAGGCCGTGACCGCCGCCCGCCTCGCCATGGCGGAGAGCATGCGGGCCAGCCTCGACGACGTCGTGGAGGCGCCGGTCGAGTGGGACGGCCGCACGGAGGATCCGCTCGCGGTGTGGCGGGACGCGACGCGGCGGTTCCAATGA
- the rpmA gene encoding 50S ribosomal protein L27 has protein sequence MAHKKGASSSRNGRDSAAQRLGVKRFGGQVVSAGEILIRQRGTKFHPGDLVGRGGDDTLFALSAGSVLFGTKRGRKTVSIVPQQ, from the coding sequence ATGGCTCACAAAAAGGGTGCGTCCAGCTCGCGTAACGGTCGTGATTCTGCGGCCCAGCGACTCGGCGTGAAGCGCTTCGGTGGTCAGGTTGTCAGCGCCGGTGAGATCCTCATCCGGCAGCGTGGCACCAAGTTCCACCCCGGTGACCTGGTCGGCCGTGGCGGCGACGACACGCTGTTCGCGCTGTCCGCCGGCTCGGTCCTGTTCGGCACCAAGCGCGGTCGCAAGACCGTCAGCATCGTTCCGCAGCAGTAG
- a CDS encoding GNAT family N-acetyltransferase — protein MDGQVTVTHDDIRYLAVVVNGRAVACGGLQSLDTATGEVKRMYVRPAYRGRGIARQLLAALEELAFRQGHSVVCLETGTYLPAAIGLYTSCGYDRIPVYGEYVDNPYSVCFAKRLPVAA, from the coding sequence TTGGACGGGCAGGTCACCGTCACCCACGACGACATCCGCTACCTCGCGGTGGTGGTGAACGGCCGGGCGGTCGCCTGCGGTGGGCTCCAGTCGCTCGACACCGCCACCGGCGAGGTCAAGCGGATGTACGTCCGGCCGGCGTACCGGGGTCGGGGCATCGCCCGCCAGTTACTCGCCGCGCTGGAGGAGTTGGCGTTCCGCCAGGGGCACTCGGTGGTATGCCTGGAGACGGGCACCTACCTACCGGCCGCGATCGGGCTGTACACCTCGTGCGGCTACGACCGGATCCCGGTCTACGGCGAGTACGTGGACAACCCGTACAGCGTCTGTTTCGCCAAGCGGTTGCCGGTCGCGGCCTGA
- a CDS encoding DUF4383 domain-containing protein has translation MARDARGGRPAGPRPRVQLAALIVAGVFLLIGVLGFIPGITTDYGELRFAGHHSDARLVGLFQVSILHNAVHLLFGLAGLVMARSLAGARLFLAGGGAIYLALWLYGLAIEAIDEEGGANILPVNNADNWLHLALGFGMLALGLLLSNRAGAGGRLDTPADRH, from the coding sequence ATGGCACGAGACGCGCGAGGTGGCCGGCCGGCCGGCCCACGGCCCCGGGTCCAGCTGGCCGCGTTGATCGTGGCCGGGGTCTTCCTGCTGATCGGCGTCCTCGGCTTCATTCCCGGCATCACCACCGACTACGGCGAGCTGAGGTTCGCCGGGCACCACTCGGACGCCCGGCTGGTCGGGCTGTTCCAGGTGTCGATCCTGCACAACGCGGTGCATCTGCTGTTCGGGCTGGCCGGCCTGGTGATGGCCCGGAGCCTCGCCGGAGCCCGGCTCTTCCTGGCCGGCGGCGGTGCGATCTACCTCGCCCTCTGGCTGTACGGGCTGGCGATCGAGGCCATCGACGAGGAAGGCGGGGCGAACATCCTGCCGGTCAACAACGCCGACAACTGGCTGCACCTCGCCCTCGGCTTCGGCATGCTCGCGCTCGGGCTGCTGCTCTCCAACCGGGCCGGCGCCGGCGGGCGGCTGGACACTCCCGCCGACCGGCACTGA
- a CDS encoding YbaB/EbfC family nucleoid-associated protein — MRRQELARLVTEMTALLESATTETGRLAREEFVGTAADGMVTATVSGAKELLDISIAARAHRTVDNITLGEAVVEAVRAAEALAEERRAEVMSGLRLGGVGADAFLADPMSLLPRGTVGR, encoded by the coding sequence ATGAGGAGACAGGAGCTCGCGCGATTGGTCACGGAGATGACGGCGCTGCTGGAGAGCGCCACCACGGAGACCGGACGGCTCGCCCGGGAGGAGTTCGTCGGCACCGCAGCGGACGGCATGGTCACCGCCACGGTGTCCGGCGCGAAGGAGTTGCTGGACATCTCCATCGCCGCGCGGGCCCACCGTACGGTCGACAACATCACGCTCGGCGAGGCGGTGGTGGAGGCCGTGCGGGCGGCGGAGGCGCTGGCCGAGGAGCGACGCGCGGAGGTCATGTCCGGCCTGCGGTTGGGTGGCGTCGGCGCTGACGCCTTCCTGGCCGATCCGATGTCATTGCTGCCGCGCGGGACGGTCGGCCGATGA
- a CDS encoding phage holin family protein encodes MSMPTQGSGLDSGYHPDAGAPHTAAEVKGSSIGELMRQVTGDLSTLMRQEVELAKAEIRQEGKKAGKAAGLFGGAGFGGYMVALFLSLALWAGLSNVMDAGWAGLIVAVIWAAIAAVLYSMAKKNAQHVRGLKQTNDSVQRIPDALKPHPEGVTR; translated from the coding sequence ATGAGCATGCCGACGCAGGGGTCCGGACTGGACTCCGGTTACCACCCCGACGCGGGTGCCCCGCACACCGCGGCGGAGGTGAAGGGCAGCTCGATCGGTGAGCTGATGCGTCAGGTCACCGGTGACCTCTCGACGCTGATGCGCCAGGAGGTCGAGCTGGCCAAGGCCGAGATCCGCCAGGAGGGCAAGAAGGCCGGCAAGGCTGCCGGGCTCTTCGGCGGGGCCGGCTTCGGCGGCTACATGGTGGCGCTCTTCCTTTCGCTGGCCCTCTGGGCCGGGCTGTCCAACGTCATGGACGCCGGCTGGGCCGGGCTGATCGTGGCCGTAATCTGGGCGGCGATCGCTGCGGTTCTCTACTCCATGGCCAAGAAGAACGCCCAACACGTACGCGGCCTCAAGCAGACCAACGACAGCGTGCAGCGGATCCCCGACGCGCTCAAGCCCCACCCGGAGGGAGTCACCCGATGA
- a CDS encoding TIGR03936 family radical SAM-associated protein gives MRYAKRGPLRFTSHRDFARAFERALRRAAVPIAFSQGFTPHPKISYASAAPTGVASEAEYLEIGLQAPVDPEALRAALDAALSPGLDVLDAVIAVSGSLPDRIEASYWHIELPEVDTAVLRAAVDAFNAADEVLVERMTKQGRRTFDARAAVISIDVLDATPTPSGAPAVPCAILELVVRQVTPSVRPDDVLSGLRVVADLEPPVSPRVTRLAQGTLTAQGAIVDPLDADRGGAAIVGH, from the coding sequence ATCCGGTACGCCAAGCGGGGCCCGCTGCGGTTCACCTCCCACCGGGACTTCGCGCGGGCCTTCGAGCGTGCGCTGCGTCGGGCCGCCGTGCCCATCGCCTTCTCCCAGGGCTTCACCCCACACCCGAAGATCTCCTACGCCAGCGCCGCGCCCACCGGAGTCGCCAGCGAGGCGGAGTACCTGGAGATCGGCCTCCAGGCGCCGGTCGACCCGGAGGCGCTGCGGGCCGCGCTGGACGCCGCGCTCTCGCCCGGGCTGGACGTGCTGGACGCCGTGATCGCCGTGAGCGGCAGTCTGCCGGACCGGATCGAGGCGTCGTACTGGCACATCGAGCTGCCCGAGGTCGACACGGCCGTGCTGCGCGCCGCCGTGGACGCCTTCAACGCCGCCGACGAGGTGCTGGTCGAGCGGATGACCAAGCAGGGCCGCCGCACCTTCGACGCCCGAGCGGCCGTGATATCGATCGATGTCCTCGATGCGACGCCGACGCCTTCCGGGGCGCCGGCCGTACCGTGTGCGATACTCGAACTGGTCGTGCGGCAGGTCACCCCGTCCGTACGGCCCGATGACGTCCTTTCCGGCCTCCGCGTGGTGGCCGACCTGGAGCCGCCGGTCTCGCCGAGGGTGACCCGGCTGGCTCAGGGCACGTTGACCGCGCAGGGTGCGATCGTGGATCCGTTGGATGCGGACCGCGGCGGGGCAGCCATCGTTGGGCACTGA
- the obgE gene encoding GTPase ObgE, with the protein MATFVDRVVLHLQAGDGGHGCASIHREKFKPFGGPDGGNGGHGGSVSLVVDPQVTTLLDFHFRPHVKADNGKGGAGSNRDGANGHDLVLKVPNGTVVQTSDGTVLADMVGAGTTFEVARGGRGGRGNASLANAKRKAPGFAELGEPGDQLDVVLELKSVADVGLVGFPSAGKSSLISVISAAKPKIADYPFTTLVPNLGVVRMDNHTFTVADVPGLIPGAATGKGLGLEFLRHIERCAVLVHVIDSATLEPGRDPVADIETIEAELKEYGGLADRPRLVAVNKVDVPDGRDLAEIVRPDLEERGYRVFEVSAATREGLKELTYAMAEMVEAQRKAAPPAEPTRIVIRPMAVDDAGFTITTEADGSFTVRGIRPERWVKQTNFDNDEAVGYLADRLARLGVEEKLAKAGAQPGDLVRIGAREFDWQPTLYAGVEYVPGNRGTDVRLEEKSNRASAADRLAARKARRVRSADEVGADASDDIEDLDDEDDAE; encoded by the coding sequence GTGGCGACGTTCGTTGACCGGGTCGTTCTGCATCTGCAGGCCGGCGATGGCGGGCACGGTTGTGCCTCGATCCACCGCGAGAAGTTCAAGCCCTTCGGTGGTCCGGACGGTGGCAACGGTGGGCACGGCGGCAGCGTGTCCCTGGTCGTCGACCCACAGGTGACCACGCTGCTCGACTTCCACTTCCGCCCACACGTCAAGGCCGACAACGGCAAGGGCGGCGCGGGGTCGAACCGGGACGGGGCCAACGGCCACGACCTGGTGCTCAAGGTGCCCAACGGCACCGTGGTGCAGACCTCCGACGGCACCGTGCTGGCCGACATGGTCGGTGCCGGCACCACCTTCGAGGTGGCCCGCGGCGGGCGCGGCGGGCGGGGCAACGCCTCGCTGGCCAACGCGAAGCGCAAGGCTCCCGGTTTCGCTGAGCTGGGCGAGCCCGGCGACCAGTTGGACGTGGTGCTGGAGCTCAAGAGCGTCGCCGACGTGGGCCTGGTGGGCTTCCCGTCGGCCGGCAAGTCGTCGCTGATCTCGGTGATCTCCGCCGCCAAGCCGAAGATCGCCGACTACCCGTTCACCACCCTCGTGCCGAACCTCGGCGTGGTCCGGATGGACAACCACACCTTCACCGTCGCCGACGTACCGGGCCTGATCCCCGGCGCGGCCACCGGCAAGGGGCTGGGCCTGGAGTTCCTCCGGCACATCGAGCGCTGCGCGGTGCTGGTGCACGTCATCGACTCGGCGACGCTGGAGCCCGGCCGTGACCCGGTCGCGGACATCGAGACCATCGAGGCCGAGCTGAAGGAGTACGGCGGGCTGGCCGACCGACCGCGGCTGGTGGCCGTGAACAAGGTCGACGTGCCGGACGGCCGCGACCTCGCCGAGATCGTGCGCCCCGACCTGGAAGAGCGCGGCTACCGGGTGTTCGAGGTCTCCGCGGCCACCCGGGAAGGGCTCAAGGAGCTCACCTACGCGATGGCCGAGATGGTCGAGGCGCAGCGCAAGGCCGCGCCACCGGCCGAGCCCACCCGGATCGTGATCCGACCGATGGCCGTGGACGACGCCGGCTTCACCATCACGACCGAGGCGGACGGCTCGTTCACCGTCCGTGGCATCCGGCCGGAGCGGTGGGTCAAGCAGACCAACTTCGACAACGACGAGGCGGTCGGCTACCTGGCCGACCGGCTGGCCCGGCTCGGGGTCGAGGAGAAGCTGGCCAAGGCCGGCGCGCAGCCTGGTGACCTGGTCCGGATCGGCGCCCGCGAGTTCGACTGGCAGCCGACGCTCTACGCCGGCGTGGAGTACGTGCCCGGCAACCGGGGCACCGACGTCCGGCTGGAGGAGAAGTCGAACCGGGCGTCGGCGGCGGACCGGCTTGCCGCGCGCAAGGCCCGCCGGGTGCGGTCGGCCGACGAGGTGGGTGCCGACGCGTCCGACGACATCGAGGACCTCGACGACGAGGACGACGCCGAATAG
- a CDS encoding Rne/Rng family ribonuclease, which translates to MLENEPEGGERTGSQPAGDTADQSTTADGAAVANPTGAATTEPAGAESAEPPAAPVRRTRATRRRAAPLNQPEQTEIPVEASTAGAGSDESPQAEVFAPVSGDLDVAPKTPRRRRKAAPVETTADEPLVAATAEEATAEVVPPVKVTRTRRKKTTPAAVQEPAAVQEPAAVEEPAALEQPEAETPAESDLREAETAPSETTAEPARTSGAQERSGEVPPGVAVAGVANEPIEPVEVNEPEQPRTRRRRAALSAPTVLFMAPQPDAVPVTRPAEPAPVAEEPAVEEAAEPSRRRRRGRREAEPVEAIEAEEEPTEEADEAAEADEDDEDSAAARRRRRRGRRGRGRGKGGADDAEDEESEEAAQAEEEETAEAEAEGEEDEEAEGGDGMTRRRRRRRRRGAGDTEGAADDGVPTVVKIREPRRTVDEVQGVSGSTRLEAKRQRRRDGREQRRTRPPILSESEFLARREAVDRVMAVRQRGDRTQIAVLEDGVLVEHYVTRNSSGTMAGNVYLGKVQNVLPSMEAAFVDVGRGRNAVLYAGEVNWDTSGLEGRARSIEQALRSGDSVLVQVTKDPIGHKGARLTSHIALSGRHLVYVPNGNASGISRKLPDNERKRLRDVLKKLVPDGAGVIVRTAAEGASEDELARDVKRLQAQWEDIQAKATEGGAPVLLYEEPDLVIRVVRDLFNEDFRELVIEGEQSYGMVESYLSHVSPDLVDRVRRHVGTSDIFAEYRIDEQIIKGLDRKVFLPSGGSLVIDRTEAMTVVDVNTGKYTGSGGNLEETVTRNNLEAAEEIVRQLRLRDIGGIVVIDFIDMVLESNRELVLRRLTECLGRDRTKHQVTEITSLGLVQMTRKRIGAGLLEAFSETCECCKGRGVIIHTEPVPEKPRPAAAGEKVKAVASAVAAAPAAEQGTASSRRRARKNAPAERAAVEVVETDTSAEPDADYVDTMGYDLSRYEADTAAAPAVSDAQQGESARLAAADDPDALADGDADEEGTEGGTGRRRSRRGGARRRTRP; encoded by the coding sequence ATGCTCGAGAACGAGCCCGAGGGCGGCGAACGGACCGGTTCACAGCCGGCCGGCGACACCGCTGACCAGAGCACCACCGCCGACGGCGCCGCCGTCGCGAACCCCACCGGCGCCGCCACCACGGAGCCGGCCGGCGCGGAGAGCGCCGAGCCCCCCGCCGCCCCGGTGCGGCGTACCCGGGCGACCCGCCGCCGGGCCGCCCCGCTCAACCAGCCGGAGCAGACCGAGATTCCGGTCGAGGCTTCCACCGCCGGGGCCGGCAGCGACGAGTCGCCGCAGGCGGAGGTGTTCGCGCCGGTCTCCGGCGATCTGGACGTCGCCCCGAAGACCCCCCGGCGCCGCCGCAAGGCCGCCCCCGTCGAGACGACCGCCGACGAGCCGCTGGTCGCGGCCACCGCCGAGGAGGCCACCGCCGAGGTGGTCCCGCCGGTCAAGGTGACCCGCACGCGGCGGAAGAAGACCACGCCGGCCGCTGTCCAGGAGCCGGCCGCTGTCCAGGAGCCGGCCGCCGTCGAGGAGCCCGCTGCGCTGGAGCAGCCGGAGGCCGAGACGCCGGCGGAGTCCGACCTGCGCGAGGCGGAGACCGCCCCGAGCGAGACCACCGCCGAGCCGGCCCGGACCAGTGGGGCGCAGGAGCGTTCCGGCGAGGTGCCGCCGGGCGTGGCCGTGGCCGGTGTGGCGAATGAGCCGATCGAGCCGGTCGAGGTCAACGAGCCGGAGCAGCCGCGGACCCGCCGTCGGCGCGCGGCGCTCTCCGCGCCCACCGTGCTGTTCATGGCGCCGCAGCCGGACGCCGTGCCGGTGACCCGGCCGGCGGAGCCCGCTCCGGTCGCCGAGGAGCCCGCCGTGGAGGAGGCCGCCGAGCCGTCCCGCCGCCGGCGGCGGGGTCGCCGCGAGGCCGAGCCGGTCGAGGCGATCGAGGCCGAGGAGGAGCCGACCGAGGAGGCCGACGAGGCCGCCGAGGCGGATGAGGACGACGAGGACAGCGCCGCCGCGCGCCGCCGCCGCCGGCGTGGTCGCCGCGGCCGGGGCCGGGGCAAGGGCGGTGCCGACGACGCCGAGGACGAGGAGTCCGAGGAGGCGGCGCAGGCCGAGGAGGAAGAGACCGCCGAGGCCGAGGCCGAGGGCGAGGAGGACGAGGAGGCCGAGGGCGGGGACGGGATGACCCGTCGTCGCCGGCGGCGTCGTCGTCGGGGCGCCGGTGACACGGAGGGGGCCGCCGACGACGGCGTACCGACCGTGGTCAAGATCCGCGAGCCGCGCCGGACCGTCGACGAGGTGCAGGGCGTGTCCGGCTCGACCCGGCTGGAGGCCAAGCGCCAGCGCCGCCGGGACGGCCGGGAGCAGCGGCGTACCCGGCCGCCGATCCTCAGCGAGTCGGAGTTCCTGGCCCGCCGGGAGGCGGTCGACCGGGTGATGGCGGTCCGCCAGCGCGGTGACCGCACCCAGATCGCCGTCCTGGAGGACGGCGTGCTGGTCGAGCACTACGTCACCCGCAACTCGTCCGGCACGATGGCCGGCAACGTGTACCTGGGCAAGGTGCAGAACGTGCTGCCGAGCATGGAGGCGGCGTTCGTCGACGTCGGCCGGGGCCGCAACGCGGTGCTGTACGCCGGTGAGGTCAACTGGGACACCTCCGGCCTGGAGGGGCGGGCCCGCTCCATCGAACAGGCGCTGCGGTCCGGCGACTCGGTGCTCGTCCAGGTCACCAAGGACCCGATCGGGCACAAGGGCGCCCGGCTGACCAGCCACATCGCGCTCTCCGGCCGGCACCTGGTCTACGTGCCCAACGGCAACGCCTCCGGGATCAGCCGGAAGCTGCCGGACAACGAGCGCAAGCGGCTGCGCGACGTGCTCAAGAAGCTGGTTCCGGACGGCGCGGGCGTGATCGTCCGGACGGCCGCCGAGGGCGCCAGCGAGGACGAGCTGGCCCGCGACGTCAAGCGGCTTCAGGCGCAGTGGGAGGACATCCAGGCCAAGGCCACCGAGGGCGGCGCTCCGGTGCTGCTCTACGAGGAGCCCGACCTGGTCATCCGGGTGGTCCGGGACCTGTTCAACGAGGACTTCCGCGAGCTGGTGATCGAGGGCGAGCAGTCGTACGGCATGGTCGAGTCGTACCTGTCGCACGTCTCCCCGGACCTGGTGGACCGGGTGCGCCGGCACGTCGGCACGAGCGACATCTTCGCCGAGTACCGGATCGACGAGCAGATCATCAAGGGTCTGGACCGGAAGGTCTTCCTGCCCTCCGGCGGCTCGCTGGTGATCGACCGTACCGAGGCCATGACGGTCGTCGACGTCAACACCGGCAAGTACACCGGCTCCGGGGGCAACCTGGAGGAGACGGTCACCCGTAACAACCTGGAAGCGGCGGAGGAGATCGTCCGCCAGCTCCGGCTGCGCGACATCGGCGGCATCGTGGTGATCGACTTCATCGACATGGTGCTGGAGTCGAACCGCGAGCTGGTGCTGCGCCGGCTCACCGAGTGCCTGGGCCGGGACCGCACCAAGCACCAGGTCACCGAGATCACCTCGCTCGGCCTGGTGCAGATGACCCGTAAGCGGATCGGCGCGGGCCTGCTGGAGGCGTTCAGCGAGACCTGCGAGTGCTGCAAGGGTCGCGGCGTCATCATCCACACCGAGCCGGTGCCGGAGAAGCCGCGCCCCGCCGCAGCGGGGGAGAAGGTCAAGGCGGTCGCCTCGGCGGTCGCCGCCGCCCCGGCCGCCGAGCAGGGCACCGCGTCCTCCCGCCGCCGGGCGCGCAAGAACGCCCCGGCCGAGCGGGCGGCGGTCGAGGTCGTCGAGACCGACACCAGCGCCGAACCGGACGCCGACTACGTCGACACCATGGGCTACGACCTGTCCCGCTACGAGGCGGACACCGCCGCAGCGCCGGCTGTCTCCGACGCCCAGCAGGGCGAGTCGGCCCGGCTGGCCGCCGCGGACGACCCGGACGCGCTCGCCGACGGCGACGCCGACGAGGAGGGCACCGAGGGCGGCACCGGCCGTCGCCGCTCCCGCCGGGGTGGCGCCCGCCGGCGGACCCGCCCCTGA
- a CDS encoding DUF6766 family protein has protein sequence MPRWLRDNALAVAMLGAFLVFLVLQSVFGWQTHNEELTEFGAAPLSWPAYLTTGHFAEAVFENWESEFLQMGGYVLLTAYLVQRGSAESKPVDQTDRPEDDERRATPQSPWPVRAGGLPLVVYRNSLSIALLLIFAGSFVGHLLGGTATYNQEQALQSGAPPIGVWDFLGTSDFWFQSMQNWQSEFLAVGALILLSIVLRQHASPESKPVTVSHASTGA, from the coding sequence ATGCCTCGTTGGCTGCGCGACAACGCGCTAGCCGTCGCCATGCTCGGCGCGTTCCTGGTCTTCCTGGTGTTGCAGAGCGTCTTCGGCTGGCAGACCCACAACGAGGAACTGACCGAGTTCGGCGCCGCGCCGCTGAGCTGGCCGGCGTACCTGACCACCGGGCACTTCGCCGAGGCGGTCTTCGAGAACTGGGAGTCGGAGTTCCTCCAGATGGGCGGGTACGTGCTGCTCACCGCGTACCTGGTGCAGCGGGGTTCCGCCGAGTCGAAGCCGGTGGACCAGACCGACCGGCCGGAGGACGACGAGCGCCGGGCCACCCCGCAGTCGCCCTGGCCGGTGCGCGCCGGTGGCCTGCCGCTGGTCGTCTACCGCAACAGCCTCTCCATCGCGCTGCTGCTGATCTTCGCCGGCTCGTTCGTCGGCCACCTGCTCGGCGGCACCGCCACGTACAACCAGGAGCAGGCGTTGCAGAGCGGCGCACCGCCGATCGGGGTGTGGGACTTCCTCGGCACCAGCGACTTCTGGTTCCAGTCCATGCAGAACTGGCAGAGCGAGTTCCTGGCGGTCGGCGCGCTGATCCTGCTGAGCATCGTCCTGCGCCAGCACGCCTCGCCGGAGTCGAAGCCGGTCACCGTGTCGCACGCCAGCACCGGCGCCTGA